A genomic segment from Streptomyces sp. NBC_01233 encodes:
- a CDS encoding recombinase family protein → MVTFGERMTMERDDLTTLRSLGFKDDELRELGLWKPATGAPSELAEMYVRRSKKKDTLTSLRQQVREMCGHARSENKTIRHLWFEQRSASKASVRREEFEKSTGAVTDGLSKTLYVYKTSRLSRRGMGQVGLLLDEFDARKARICVTAERIDSSKSRMILAILSEQAREQAADIAQFAKLSITANKAEGKWTGGVAPYGLYSPKGSGKLARNPKEYPTARRIAVYLLNRMTPAWIANKLNGEALLTRHGRKWTDSGIISLAHSVTWAGLVANRERMKDKHGNELDKYHRGGTPLLDKKGHPISLGEGVISFSEHVKISRILADRAQPGTTIGDRSRGKHEIVAILTDILRCGRCKGPMENGGINYRCQARQRQGESSCKGISTDRARIDKEIAGLWETHILSLSPESDVIHAIARKWLDYKDPAKEKRKQEVTAALESAASRELKLQKEFFLGGGMNETLYDSLRRELSEQISAMKAELKELAKSADLTTLVHPEPLALLWEGAGASGQRALLRAAMRKIILSPPKGRGDRTPLHKRLEIDWIDKAAGETPLDKAFAHVEKSRIKRTAA, encoded by the coding sequence ACCTTCGGCGAACGGATGACCATGGAACGCGACGACCTCACCACGCTGCGCTCACTCGGATTCAAAGACGACGAGTTGCGGGAACTGGGGCTTTGGAAGCCTGCTACAGGCGCCCCCTCCGAGCTGGCAGAGATGTACGTGCGCCGGAGCAAGAAGAAAGACACCCTCACTTCCCTGCGACAGCAGGTAAGGGAAATGTGCGGCCATGCTCGCAGCGAGAACAAGACCATTCGCCATCTGTGGTTTGAGCAGCGGAGCGCCAGTAAGGCGAGCGTGCGACGCGAGGAATTCGAGAAGTCCACGGGGGCAGTGACTGACGGACTCTCCAAGACGCTTTACGTCTACAAGACCAGCCGACTTTCGCGCCGAGGAATGGGGCAGGTTGGTCTATTGCTGGACGAGTTCGATGCACGGAAGGCACGAATATGTGTGACGGCAGAGCGGATCGACTCGTCCAAATCGCGCATGATCCTTGCCATTCTCTCGGAGCAAGCACGAGAGCAGGCCGCAGACATTGCCCAGTTCGCGAAGCTGAGCATCACAGCGAACAAGGCCGAGGGTAAGTGGACGGGCGGAGTAGCGCCGTACGGCCTCTATTCGCCCAAGGGTTCCGGCAAGCTAGCCCGCAACCCGAAGGAGTATCCGACCGCCCGACGAATTGCCGTCTACTTGCTCAATCGCATGACTCCGGCCTGGATAGCGAACAAGCTGAATGGGGAAGCGCTGCTCACACGACACGGTCGCAAGTGGACAGACTCGGGAATCATCAGCCTTGCGCACTCTGTCACGTGGGCCGGCCTCGTTGCCAACCGAGAAAGGATGAAGGACAAGCACGGAAACGAACTCGACAAGTACCATCGGGGAGGAACACCGCTGCTCGACAAAAAGGGGCACCCGATCTCCTTGGGCGAGGGCGTTATCTCTTTCTCCGAGCACGTCAAGATTTCCCGCATCCTTGCCGACCGCGCCCAGCCCGGAACAACCATTGGAGACCGCTCCCGAGGGAAGCACGAGATAGTCGCTATCCTCACGGACATTCTTCGCTGCGGACGCTGCAAGGGACCGATGGAAAACGGCGGAATCAATTACCGCTGTCAGGCTCGGCAACGACAGGGCGAATCATCGTGCAAGGGAATTTCAACCGACCGCGCCAGGATCGACAAAGAGATAGCCGGGCTATGGGAAACCCACATTCTCAGCCTCTCCCCGGAGTCAGATGTCATCCACGCAATCGCCCGCAAGTGGCTCGACTACAAGGACCCCGCAAAGGAGAAGCGAAAGCAGGAAGTGACCGCAGCGCTGGAAAGCGCGGCATCACGAGAACTTAAGCTCCAAAAAGAGTTCTTCCTTGGGGGCGGGATGAACGAAACCCTTTACGATTCACTACGACGTGAACTCTCAGAGCAGATATCGGCAATGAAGGCTGAGCTAAAGGAACTGGCGAAGAGTGCCGACCTAACCACGCTCGTTCACCCCGAACCCTTGGCTCTGCTGTGGGAAGGTGCAGGCGCCAGCGGTCAGCGAGCGCTGCTGCGGGCAGCGATGCGAAAGATTATCCTGAGTCCTCCGAAAGGTCGCGGGGATCGCACACCGCTCCACAAGCGCCTGGAAATTGACTGGATAGACAAAGCTGCTGGCGAGACTCCGCTAGACAAGGCCTTTGCTCACGTCGAGAAATCCAGGATTAAGCGCACAGCCGCATAG
- a CDS encoding phage terminase small subunit P27 family — protein MIVPRAILAEPDWSEIFKSSPDPAVEPANVRCRAVASEEWRRIVPILEVAAGIGEVDHTTVKDLCVCVARIDQAERDLSERGLIVTAERGTVKNGAATIAGQYRTQLSRYIRELGLSPSARTSITLPESEEDDSDVWD, from the coding sequence GTGATCGTTCCCCGGGCCATCCTCGCCGAGCCGGACTGGTCCGAGATTTTCAAGTCCTCGCCCGATCCCGCTGTCGAGCCGGCGAACGTCCGGTGCCGTGCGGTCGCGTCGGAGGAGTGGCGGCGCATCGTCCCGATCCTCGAAGTGGCAGCAGGCATCGGCGAGGTGGACCACACCACGGTCAAGGACCTGTGCGTGTGCGTCGCCCGGATCGACCAGGCGGAGCGGGACCTATCCGAGCGCGGGCTCATCGTGACCGCCGAGCGTGGAACCGTGAAGAACGGGGCCGCGACTATCGCAGGCCAGTACCGGACCCAACTTTCCCGCTACATCCGTGAGTTGGGGCTCTCGCCGAGTGCGCGAACCAGCATCACCCTGCCGGAATCCGAGGAAGACGACTCGGACGTCTGGGACTAG
- a CDS encoding DUF6879 family protein: MKQSGPVFDFDEVLARSTRSAVHLEMRDSYAVDNETGRYAEWKAGKRHDPDDRPSWWRPWHSLVTETVARGVVVRRARIVSEPVSEYIRFEYDGTFMNVAAGELVRWLPRRQSSDLALPGNDFWVFDGGIVRFGHFSGDGEYLGEEWTEAPAVAELCSSAFEAVWRRATPHEDFKV; encoded by the coding sequence ATGAAGCAGAGCGGGCCGGTGTTCGACTTCGATGAGGTGCTAGCTCGTAGCACCCGCTCCGCTGTGCATCTTGAGATGCGCGACTCCTACGCGGTGGACAACGAGACGGGCCGCTACGCCGAGTGGAAGGCGGGTAAGCGCCACGACCCGGATGACCGCCCATCGTGGTGGCGCCCGTGGCACTCGCTCGTCACTGAGACCGTGGCGCGAGGCGTTGTGGTCCGCCGGGCCCGGATCGTCTCCGAGCCGGTTTCGGAGTACATCCGGTTCGAGTACGACGGCACGTTCATGAACGTGGCAGCAGGCGAGCTTGTGCGCTGGCTCCCGCGACGGCAGTCGTCCGACCTGGCCTTGCCCGGTAACGACTTCTGGGTATTCGACGGCGGAATCGTTCGCTTCGGCCACTTCTCAGGAGATGGCGAGTACCTGGGCGAGGAGTGGACGGAAGCACCCGCCGTTGCCGAGCTGTGCTCGTCAGCTTTTGAGGCGGTGTGGCGACGCGCTACGCCACACGAGGATTTCAAGGTCTGA
- a CDS encoding helix-turn-helix domain-containing protein — protein sequence MPVSPSSSAQAAREALAARLRDLRLDAGLTGRELASRADWSTAKASRIENAKTPPSDADIRAWCVACGAAEQTADLIAANRSADSMYVEWRRKQRTGLRRLQESAVPLFERTRHFRVYCSNVVPGLIQTDGYARALLTSITEFRQIPNDVEQAVEARMARSHVIREGDHRFALIIEEDVLYYGFGDAEVMAGQLGYLLAVMSLPSISLGVIPRTTPRRMWPIETFMVFDDERAAVELLSADVTVTAPSEVALYVRAFGELAEMAVYGGRARALVTDAITSLG from the coding sequence ATGCCCGTATCGCCATCGTCCAGCGCGCAGGCTGCCCGCGAGGCACTTGCCGCACGCCTTCGTGACCTGCGCTTGGACGCTGGCCTCACGGGGCGCGAGCTAGCTTCCCGGGCCGATTGGAGCACGGCTAAAGCATCCCGGATCGAGAACGCCAAGACCCCACCCTCAGACGCCGACATCAGGGCGTGGTGCGTGGCTTGTGGAGCTGCGGAGCAGACTGCCGACTTGATCGCGGCGAACCGTTCCGCTGACTCGATGTACGTCGAATGGCGCAGGAAGCAGCGAACGGGACTGCGTAGGCTCCAAGAATCAGCGGTGCCCCTGTTCGAGCGAACGCGACACTTCCGCGTCTACTGCTCCAACGTCGTCCCCGGACTGATCCAGACAGACGGTTACGCACGGGCGCTCCTGACATCAATCACGGAGTTTCGCCAGATTCCCAACGACGTGGAACAAGCAGTAGAGGCCCGCATGGCTCGATCCCACGTGATCCGCGAGGGGGACCACCGCTTCGCGCTGATCATCGAGGAAGACGTCTTGTACTACGGTTTCGGCGACGCTGAGGTCATGGCTGGTCAGCTTGGCTACTTGTTGGCCGTCATGTCGCTGCCGTCCATCTCGCTGGGGGTCATTCCGCGCACCACCCCGCGCCGCATGTGGCCGATCGAGACGTTCATGGTGTTCGATGACGAGCGGGCGGCCGTGGAACTGCTATCGGCAGACGTGACAGTCACCGCGCCATCCGAAGTCGCCCTGTACGTACGGGCCTTCGGTGAACTGGCGGAGATGGCCGTTTACGGCGGTCGGGCCCGTGCGCTGGTGACCGACGCTATTACCTCGCTCGGGTAA
- a CDS encoding DUF7848 domain-containing protein, which produces MRAVLRYVSYVMHRHPSAETTATARCLNPDCRWTAAPTGNADVCTDMCIQHTGRTGHMTFLREFSEVAVVERIP; this is translated from the coding sequence GTGAGAGCGGTACTCCGGTACGTCAGCTACGTCATGCACCGCCACCCGTCCGCCGAGACCACGGCGACGGCGCGCTGTCTGAACCCTGACTGCCGCTGGACCGCTGCACCGACCGGCAACGCGGACGTGTGCACCGACATGTGCATTCAGCACACGGGCCGCACGGGGCACATGACCTTCCTCCGGGAGTTCTCCGAAGTGGCCGTGGTGGAGCGCATCCCGTGA
- a CDS encoding adenosylhomocysteinase — METADRARLDTYFGKVAEAFAPPERPSSLLITHLLPERPAFVGAVGKVSHLRAVLPKPKSIHASARREIERTVACDELSRDMFSDPNTAVTYLETRAAGESIVLLDVGGYFAPSLDALCERFSGTILGVVEDTENGHKRYADRDKLPCPVVSVARSPLKDPEDFLVGQSVVFSAEALLRQRGDILHGRPALVLGFGKLGSSIARLLHVKGVRVIVYDIDPVRRAQAMSQGFEVARDRDQAIATAGLVLCATGALSLRGEDFPQLKNGAYVATVTSSEDELELGGLPSGYIRDSAGEHVSRYSTTGHYFYLLNGGEAVNFIHGASVGPFIFLVQAEILAGAAMLARGGLDAAMHEVPTADREAIAATWLHYYNR; from the coding sequence ATGGAAACAGCCGATCGTGCGCGGCTCGACACATACTTTGGCAAGGTTGCCGAAGCATTCGCGCCGCCCGAGCGTCCGTCCTCGCTGTTGATCACTCATCTGCTGCCCGAGCGACCCGCGTTCGTCGGGGCCGTGGGCAAGGTGTCGCACCTGCGTGCCGTTCTGCCCAAGCCGAAGTCCATCCACGCGAGTGCCCGCCGAGAGATCGAACGGACCGTGGCGTGCGACGAGCTGTCCCGCGACATGTTCAGCGACCCCAATACCGCCGTGACGTACCTGGAAACGAGGGCAGCCGGCGAAAGCATCGTCCTGCTCGACGTGGGCGGGTACTTCGCTCCCTCGCTGGACGCGCTGTGTGAACGGTTCTCGGGAACCATCCTCGGCGTGGTCGAGGACACCGAGAACGGCCACAAGCGCTATGCCGACCGGGACAAGCTGCCGTGCCCGGTCGTCTCGGTGGCCCGGAGCCCGCTCAAAGACCCGGAAGACTTCTTGGTCGGACAGTCCGTCGTGTTCTCCGCCGAAGCGCTGTTGCGGCAGCGCGGGGACATCCTGCACGGGCGCCCGGCCCTGGTTCTCGGGTTCGGCAAGCTCGGCAGCTCGATTGCCCGGCTGCTGCACGTCAAGGGTGTGCGGGTGATCGTCTACGACATCGACCCCGTGCGGCGGGCACAGGCCATGTCTCAGGGGTTCGAGGTGGCTCGTGACCGGGACCAGGCCATAGCCACGGCTGGACTCGTGCTCTGCGCGACGGGGGCGCTGTCTCTACGCGGCGAGGACTTCCCGCAGCTCAAGAACGGGGCCTACGTGGCGACCGTGACCAGCTCGGAAGACGAGTTGGAGTTGGGCGGACTGCCCTCGGGCTACATCCGTGACAGTGCCGGTGAACACGTGAGCCGCTACAGCACGACCGGGCACTACTTCTATCTGCTGAATGGGGGCGAGGCGGTCAACTTCATCCACGGCGCGAGCGTTGGACCGTTCATCTTCCTCGTTCAGGCCGAGATCCTCGCGGGCGCGGCCATGCTGGCTCGCGGCGGGCTGGACGCCGCCATGCACGAGGTGCCCACCGCCGACCGGGAAGCCATCGCGGCTACCTGGCTCCACTACTACAACAGGTGA
- a CDS encoding NUDIX hydrolase, producing MPITADHIRTTLAEYTDAHPEDKHALAPLTELLDEGADVTSRKEFRGHVTAGAVLVNDRGEALFIHHNALDKWLTPGGHLEPEDTHLLVAALRELVEETGVALSLAPVQTTPVHIDVHPIPANDSKGEGAHWHADFRYVFRVTGDQPVTLQEEEVSGYAWRSVDTIADETLRARVTASLR from the coding sequence ATGCCCATCACGGCAGACCACATCCGTACGACCCTCGCCGAGTACACCGACGCGCACCCCGAGGACAAGCACGCACTTGCCCCTCTGACTGAGCTGCTGGACGAGGGCGCAGACGTGACCAGCCGGAAGGAGTTCCGCGGACACGTCACGGCGGGCGCCGTGCTCGTCAACGACCGAGGCGAAGCGCTGTTCATCCATCACAACGCGCTCGACAAGTGGCTGACCCCTGGCGGGCACCTTGAGCCCGAGGACACGCACCTGTTGGTTGCAGCGCTCCGCGAGCTGGTCGAGGAGACGGGAGTGGCGCTCAGCCTCGCCCCCGTTCAGACCACACCCGTGCACATCGACGTGCACCCGATCCCCGCGAACGACAGCAAGGGTGAGGGTGCCCATTGGCACGCGGACTTCCGGTACGTCTTCCGCGTGACCGGCGACCAGCCCGTGACGCTCCAAGAGGAGGAAGTCAGCGGCTACGCGTGGCGCAGCGTGGACACCATCGCTGACGAGACCCTGCGGGCTCGGGTCACCGCATCACTGCGATAG
- a CDS encoding antitoxin, which translates to MSMLDKLKDLIKGHPDQARQGVEKAGDAFDAKTGSKYQSQVDTAQQKFNEQIGGNEPPTPGDPRPPQR; encoded by the coding sequence ATGTCCATGCTCGACAAGCTCAAAGACCTGATCAAGGGACACCCTGACCAGGCCCGCCAAGGAGTCGAGAAGGCCGGAGATGCCTTCGACGCGAAGACCGGGAGCAAGTACCAGAGCCAGGTCGACACGGCACAGCAGAAGTTCAACGAGCAGATCGGCGGCAACGAGCCCCCCACCCCCGGGGACCCCCGACCGCCCCAGCGCTGA
- a CDS encoding GNAT family N-acetyltransferase → MRAAEPADLDAIAALHTRARATYYRGHIPEQAYAGDAELHRTREGWSRAVARDPAEGAVLCAEHDGRLTGVAAFRTEGGETTLTQLHVDPVHWRRGTGAALHAACLEVWRRAGVSRVRLEVYEHNLRAQAFYATHGRRPAPSTPHAGTHRILWLQIGPPPVADPTGGSAQAPGADTGLRGEA, encoded by the coding sequence ATCAGAGCCGCGGAGCCCGCAGACCTCGACGCCATCGCCGCCCTGCACACGCGGGCCCGGGCCACGTACTACCGGGGCCACATCCCCGAACAGGCCTACGCGGGTGACGCCGAGCTCCACCGGACGCGCGAGGGCTGGTCCCGTGCCGTCGCCCGCGACCCCGCCGAGGGCGCGGTGCTCTGCGCCGAGCACGACGGCCGGCTCACCGGGGTCGCCGCCTTCCGCACGGAGGGCGGCGAGACCACCCTCACCCAGCTCCACGTCGACCCGGTCCACTGGCGCCGCGGCACCGGCGCAGCCCTGCACGCCGCCTGCCTCGAGGTCTGGCGCCGCGCCGGAGTCAGCCGGGTCCGCCTCGAGGTCTACGAGCACAACCTCCGCGCCCAGGCCTTCTACGCCACCCACGGCCGGCGACCGGCTCCCTCCACCCCCCACGCGGGCACCCACCGCATCCTCTGGCTCCAGATCGGTCCCCCGCCCGTCGCGGACCCGACCGGGGGGTCCGCGCAGGCTCCGGGTGCGGACACCGGCCTTCGCGGAGAAGCTTGA
- a CDS encoding peptidoglycan D,D-transpeptidase FtsI family protein: MNKTIRRASVFCLLLVLALLVRVTWVQAYQGQALAEDKHNRRNLIGQYENPLGNIIVGGEAITGSVKTGGKDFGYKRTYVDGPLYAPITGYSSQAYGTTMLEGIYKNVLNGSDSRLKTVMDMLTNKRAAPGNVLTTIDKGVQKAAYDALQGKQGAAVAIDPATGEILAVVNNPSFDPGSIAGANDEKAWSELSADKGKALENVALRKPQAPGSTFKLVTLAAAIENGLVGNLDQPTGIADPYTIPGTRTLLPSEAGSAACNNASVRTALRLSCNNVFAELASKLGQDKMRATAEKLGFNVQIDTPVRTNPPSKYPSKKMSVDQVAQTGIGQFDVQATPLQMAMVTAAIENGGKLVAPHMVSEVTDGNGDVLESFKDPKSQQVMSEKTASMIRDAMRTVATEGGGKPAQVAGAEVGGKTGTAQRGVNNSLAPLAWFTSYGKLGGKQIAVAVVIENSDTDRSEIGGGKLAAPIAQKMMEAWLKK; the protein is encoded by the coding sequence ATGAACAAGACGATCAGGCGTGCGTCGGTCTTCTGTCTGCTTCTGGTGCTGGCCCTGCTGGTCCGCGTCACCTGGGTGCAGGCATACCAAGGCCAGGCCCTCGCAGAAGACAAGCACAACCGCCGGAACCTCATCGGGCAGTACGAGAACCCGCTGGGCAACATCATCGTGGGCGGGGAGGCGATCACCGGCTCGGTGAAGACGGGCGGCAAGGACTTCGGCTACAAGCGGACGTATGTCGACGGCCCCCTCTACGCGCCGATCACCGGGTACAGCTCCCAGGCCTACGGCACGACGATGCTGGAGGGCATCTACAAGAACGTCCTCAACGGTTCGGACAGCCGTCTGAAGACCGTGATGGACATGCTCACCAACAAGCGGGCCGCCCCCGGCAACGTCCTGACCACGATCGACAAGGGCGTGCAGAAGGCGGCTTACGACGCGCTCCAGGGCAAGCAGGGCGCCGCCGTGGCCATCGACCCCGCGACCGGCGAGATCCTCGCCGTGGTGAACAACCCCTCCTTCGACCCGGGCAGCATCGCCGGCGCCAACGACGAGAAGGCCTGGAGCGAACTCTCCGCGGACAAGGGCAAGGCCCTGGAGAACGTGGCGCTGCGCAAGCCCCAGGCGCCCGGCTCCACCTTCAAACTGGTCACCCTCGCCGCGGCCATCGAGAACGGCCTCGTCGGCAACCTCGACCAGCCGACCGGCATCGCCGACCCGTACACGATTCCCGGCACCCGCACCCTGCTGCCCAGCGAGGCGGGCTCCGCGGCCTGCAACAACGCCTCCGTGCGCACCGCCCTGCGGCTGTCCTGCAACAACGTCTTCGCCGAGCTCGCGTCCAAGCTCGGCCAGGACAAGATGCGCGCGACGGCCGAGAAGCTCGGATTCAACGTGCAGATCGACACTCCGGTCCGCACCAACCCGCCGAGCAAGTACCCGTCGAAGAAGATGTCGGTCGACCAGGTCGCGCAGACGGGTATCGGCCAGTTCGACGTGCAGGCCACCCCGCTCCAGATGGCGATGGTGACGGCCGCGATCGAGAACGGCGGCAAGCTCGTCGCCCCGCACATGGTCTCCGAGGTCACCGACGGCAACGGCGACGTGCTGGAGAGCTTCAAGGACCCGAAGTCCCAGCAGGTCATGAGTGAGAAGACCGCTTCGATGATCCGGGACGCCATGCGCACGGTCGCCACCGAGGGCGGCGGCAAGCCGGCCCAGGTGGCGGGCGCCGAGGTGGGCGGCAAGACCGGTACCGCCCAGCGCGGTGTCAACAACAGCCTCGCGCCGCTGGCCTGGTTCACCTCGTACGGCAAGCTGGGCGGCAAGCAGATCGCGGTCGCCGTGGTGATCGAGAACTCGGACACCGACCGCTCCGAGATCGGCGGCGGCAAACTGGCCGCCCCCATCGCCCAGAAGATGATGGAGGCGTGGCTGAAGAAGTAG
- a CDS encoding response regulator transcription factor: protein MSAPTPPTEATPPTPAGRPPLRIVLCDDERMVRTALRVILEAEPDLQVVGEAATGAEAVPLVRSLAPDVVLMDVRMPEIDGIRATEQILATMAAPPRIVVVTTFENDAYVYDALRAGAVGFLLKRADPDELIGAVRLVARGDSLLFPAAVRSLAAAHTAGGAPPATAPWVARLTDREADVLRLMATGLSNHEMSERLGVGPQTVKTHVAAVLTKTGSRDRTQAVIAAYEGGFIMKKG from the coding sequence ATGAGCGCGCCGACCCCGCCGACCGAGGCGACCCCGCCGACCCCGGCGGGCCGGCCGCCGCTGCGCATCGTGCTCTGCGACGACGAGCGGATGGTCCGCACCGCGCTGCGGGTCATCCTGGAGGCCGAGCCCGACCTGCAGGTCGTCGGCGAGGCAGCCACCGGCGCCGAAGCGGTCCCGCTGGTGCGCTCGCTGGCACCGGACGTGGTGCTGATGGACGTCCGGATGCCCGAGATCGACGGGATCCGGGCCACCGAGCAGATCCTCGCCACCATGGCCGCGCCGCCCCGGATCGTGGTCGTCACCACCTTCGAGAACGACGCCTACGTGTACGACGCGCTGCGCGCGGGAGCCGTGGGCTTCCTCCTCAAGCGCGCCGACCCGGACGAGCTGATCGGGGCGGTCCGGCTCGTCGCCCGCGGCGACTCGCTGCTCTTCCCCGCCGCGGTGCGCTCCCTCGCCGCCGCCCACACGGCCGGCGGCGCCCCGCCCGCCACCGCGCCCTGGGTGGCCCGGCTCACCGACCGCGAGGCCGACGTACTGCGCCTGATGGCCACCGGGCTGTCCAACCACGAGATGAGCGAGCGCCTCGGCGTCGGACCGCAGACGGTCAAGACGCACGTCGCGGCGGTCCTCACCAAGACCGGCTCCCGTGACCGCACCCAGGCGGTCATCGCGGCGTACGAGGGGGGCTTCATCATGAAGAAGGGCTGA
- a CDS encoding sensor histidine kinase yields MRGAPGRLLGARARLRWIHLILGGALLMPYFLLAQVGVGMAAGGVNALNSFPLALAAYAAALPVVAVTAVFGLVRPLSVAAVRAMCGVPGERLAEGPARSWAARGRASAWWTLHLGVGAVVSALTLAVPPWAAVLIVLPFVSGLQDAELGVGWFTTEADPYVAPLLGIALLGALVLCAAGAGALLARMAPVLLGPTAADRLAAAEERAADLAVRNRLARELHDAVGHALSAVTLQAVAARRMLERDPEFAREALAAIEDTTRRTVGELDAVLGLLRDGDPARPDAAPAPTLAADLDGLLARTRAGTTVTAHQDPGPGGDWAGLPAIASREAYRIVQEGLSNALRHGTGPVDLRILVRAGHESGHRELEITMTNTPAPPGEGETRTTGGRGLHGSAERAALLGGSVEAGPYEDLWRLRAVLPLAGGDR; encoded by the coding sequence ATGCGCGGCGCACCGGGCCGGCTGCTGGGCGCGCGGGCCCGGCTGCGCTGGATCCACCTGATCCTCGGCGGGGCGCTGCTGATGCCGTACTTCCTCCTCGCCCAGGTGGGGGTCGGTATGGCCGCCGGCGGGGTCAATGCCCTCAACTCCTTCCCGCTGGCCCTCGCCGCCTATGCGGCGGCCCTGCCGGTGGTCGCGGTGACGGCCGTCTTCGGGCTGGTCCGGCCGCTGTCCGTGGCCGCCGTCCGGGCCATGTGCGGGGTGCCGGGGGAGCGGCTGGCGGAAGGGCCGGCGCGGTCCTGGGCCGCGCGGGGGCGGGCCTCGGCGTGGTGGACGCTGCACCTGGGGGTCGGCGCGGTCGTCAGCGCCCTGACCCTCGCGGTGCCGCCGTGGGCGGCCGTGCTGATCGTGCTGCCGTTCGTGAGCGGATTGCAGGACGCCGAGCTCGGAGTGGGCTGGTTCACCACCGAGGCCGATCCGTACGTGGCCCCCCTGCTCGGGATCGCACTGCTGGGCGCGCTCGTCCTGTGCGCCGCCGGGGCCGGGGCGCTGCTGGCCCGGATGGCGCCCGTACTGCTCGGGCCGACGGCGGCGGACCGGTTGGCCGCCGCCGAGGAGCGGGCAGCCGACCTGGCCGTGCGCAACCGGCTGGCCCGGGAGCTGCACGACGCGGTCGGGCACGCGCTGAGCGCCGTCACCCTCCAGGCGGTGGCCGCCCGGCGGATGCTGGAGCGCGACCCCGAGTTCGCACGGGAGGCGCTGGCCGCGATCGAGGACACCACCCGGCGGACGGTGGGCGAGCTGGACGCCGTACTGGGCCTGCTGCGGGACGGGGACCCGGCCCGGCCGGACGCCGCGCCGGCCCCCACCCTCGCCGCCGACCTCGACGGGCTGCTGGCCCGTACCCGGGCCGGCACCACCGTCACCGCACACCAGGACCCCGGCCCCGGCGGGGACTGGGCAGGGCTTCCGGCGATCGCCTCCCGCGAGGCGTACCGGATCGTCCAGGAGGGACTCAGCAACGCCCTCCGCCACGGCACCGGCCCGGTGGATCTGCGGATCCTGGTACGGGCCGGCCACGAGAGCGGACACCGTGAACTGGAGATCACCATGACCAATACGCCCGCCCCTCCCGGCGAGGGGGAGACCCGCACCACCGGGGGCCGGGGACTGCACGGCTCGGCGGAACGGGCCGCGCTGCTCGGCGGCAGCGTCGAGGCCGGACCGTACGAGGACCTGTGGCGGCTGCGGGCCGTGCTCCCGCTCGCCGGAGGCGACCGATGA